A genome region from Brassica oleracea var. oleracea cultivar TO1000 chromosome C2, BOL, whole genome shotgun sequence includes the following:
- the LOC106318849 gene encoding small glutamine-rich tetratricopeptide repeat-containing protein, translating to MAKLTTESPVCRKIVHSFLDFLDSVQVAPGVDEEGLEVAKECMKEAFKITSDSARDYNSKPVSLVSIFTSPVDESSSSSGPDLSNSVDASKEPLFKGTCRDELFGQFFGALEKVRYFNTTPNGDDDPAQLEKATKIFHDAISEMESSGCQKFDAKSLAETFKCQGNKAMQSQQYLEAIELYSFAIALSDENAVFYCNRAAAYTQISMCSEAIKDCLKSIEIDANYSKAYSRLGLAYYAQGKYADAIEKGFKKALELDPHNESVKENIRVAEQKLREEQRQRRNQNTSTGRNQDPGMGGQGIPSQFSMPLNPDMMSMFMNMAGNGGDGNRNGTNEPEIRVGGNINIDLGAADQMPEEFSGALRSMMQMFGGSQEGNNNNPQGTNGAHGRPSGN from the exons ATGGCGAAACTAACGACGGAGTCTCCTGTCTGCCGCAAAATTGTGCATTCTTTCTTGGATTTTCTTGATTCCG TTCAAGTTGCTCCTGGTGTTGACGAGGAAGGGCTTGAGGTTGCTAAAGAATGCATGAAGGAAGCATTTAAGATCACTTCAGATTCTGCCAGGGACTATAACTCTAAACCCGTTTCGCTTGTTAGTATCTTCACTTCTCCTGTAGATGAGTCTAGTTCTTCATCAGGTCCTGACTTGTCCAACTCAGTGGATGCAAGCAAAGAACCTCTCTTTAAGG GAACTTGTAGAGATGAACTATTTGGCCAATTCTTTGGTGCGCTTGAGAAAGTTCGGTATTTCAATACCACGCCTAACGGAGATGATGATCCTGCTCAGCTGGAGAAAGCAACCAAGATATTTCATGATGCTATCAGT GAAATGGAAAGTTCTGGATGCCAGAAATTTGATGCAAAAAGCTTGGCAGAAACATTCAAGTGCCAAG GTAACAAGGCCATGCAGTCCCAGCAGTATCTGGAGGCAATCGAGCTGTATTCTTTTGCGATTGCACTCTCAGATGAAAACGCTGTTTTCTACTGCAACAG GGCTGCTGCATATACCCAGATCAGCATGTGCTCAGAAGCAATCAAGGACTGTCTTAAATCCATTGAGATAGATGCAAACTATAGTAAGGCTTACAGTCGCCTTGGGTTAGCATATTATGCTCAAGGAAAGTATGCTGATGCTATTGAGAAAGGCTTCAAGAAAG CTTTGGAGTTGGATCCGCATAATGAATCTGTCAAAGAAAACATCAGG GTGGCTGAACAAAAACTAAGAGAAGAACAACGACAGAGACGTAATCAG AATACAAGCACGGGACGTAATCAAGACCCGGGAATGGGAGGGCAAGGAATACCTTCTCAGTTCTCAATGCCTTTAAACCCTGATATGATGAGCATGTTCATGAACATGGCGGGGAACGGAGGAGATGGTAACAGAAATGGTACAAATGAGCCTGAGATTCGTGTAGGCGGAAACATCAACATAGATCTTGGCGCTGCTGATCAAATGCCTGAAGAGTTTTCAGGTGCATTGCGATCAATGATGCAGATGTTTGGAGGATCACAGGAAGGCAACAATAACAATCCTCAAGGTACTAATGGTGCACATGGAAGACCATCTGGAAATTAA
- the LOC106318858 gene encoding uncharacterized protein At4g08330, chloroplastic gives MDRSASVGIKDGRFGGNHLYSPSFSSSSSMRHVNYSCGSCGYELNLSSTNRITSSIGSKYGKSMKTGIISFFNIDEGRFSQIDEFQCMPHFSRYSLGLFRRKTKLLCRQCNNYIGNASYDKAPPEYALVTQNSSPRKGVTDTVTKYDIRIRALQPSSAVASL, from the exons ATGGACAGATCGGCGTCGGTGGGTATCAAGGACGGCCGATTTGGTGGCAACCACTTGTATTCTCCATCATTTTCTTCTTCATCTTCCATGAGACATGTCAATTACAG TTGTGGATCTTGTGGGTACGAGCTGAACTTGAGCTCCACCAATCGAATTACATCATCAATTGGATCAAAGTATGGGAAATCCATGAAGACTGGAATCATATCCTTCTTCAACATTGACGAGGGAAGATTCAGCCAGATTGATGAGTTCCAATGCATGCCACACTTCTCCAGATACTCTTTGGGTTTGTTCAGACGCAAGACTAAGCTTCTCTGTCGCCAATGTAATAACTATATCGGCAATGCTTCTTATGACAAGGCCCCTCCTGAGTACGCACTCGTAACACAAAACTCATCGCCCAGGAAGGGTGTCACTGACACTGTTACCAAGTATGATATCAGAATTCGTGCGCTTCAACCTTCTTCCGCTGTTGCTTCTCTGTGA
- the LOC106324070 gene encoding RNA-directed DNA polymerase homolog, whose amino-acid sequence MAELKKNLEEILDKRFIGPSSSPWGAAVLFVKNKDGSFRLCIDYRGLNMVTVKNKYLLTRIDELLDQLKGAKWFSKIDLASGYHQISIEPNDMRKTTFRTRYGHYEFVFMPFGLTNAPATFIKMMNSLFRDFLDESVIIFIDDILVYSKDDESHKEHLLAVLERLREHKFMLNSASAVFGRRA is encoded by the coding sequence ATGGCCGAGCTAAAGAAGAATTTGGAAGAAATTCTGGACAAAAGGTTCATAGGTCCAAGTAGTTCCCCTTGGGGTGCAGCAGTCCTCTTTGTGAAAAATAAGGATGGTAGCTTTCGGTTATGCATCGACTATCGAGGGTTGAACATGGTGACTGTGAAGAATAAGTACCTGTTAACTCGGATAGATGAATTGCTGGATCAGCTCAAAGGAGCTAAGTGGTTTTCCAAGATCGATCTGGCTTCGGGTTATCATCAGATTTCCATAGAGCCTAATGACATGAGGAAAACGACATTTAGGACCAGGTACGGCCACTACGAGTTTGTGTTTATGCCTTTCGGTCTTACAAATGCACCTGCTACATTCATAAAAATGATGAACAGCTTGTTCCGAGACTTCTTGGACGAATCAGTTATCATTTTCATAGATGATATTTTGGTTTACTCCAAGGATGATGAATCTCATAAGGAACATCTGTTAGCTGTGTTGGAACGGTTACGGGAACATAAGTTTATGCTAAATTCAGCAAGTGCAGTTTTTGGTAGAAGAGCATAA